The proteins below come from a single Panulirus ornatus isolate Po-2019 chromosome 15, ASM3632096v1, whole genome shotgun sequence genomic window:
- the LOC139753647 gene encoding uncharacterized protein, producing the protein MEGKQVGCSLCPSDSIMEGHVITHLGEQTFGSSHYQKTFPQHQKLGLHMQDHTRDKPHECSHCQKSFSHKSILMRHMSVHTGEKPYECSQCLKTFSQRSHLVQHLTVHTGEKLYECSLCQKAFSQRGTLVQHMTIHTGEKPFECSHCPKAFSHRSSLVEHMVIHTGEKSHECSQCEKTFSRRSHLVQHMLVHTGEKSYECSQCQKPFSRKSHLVQHMTVHTGEKPHRCLQCQKTFSHRSTLVEHMTIHTGEKPYECSQCQKTFSRKRCLVNHMTVHTGEKPYECLQCQKTFSQRSHLVQHMTIHTGLKPYECSHCQKTFSHRSSLVQHMTVHTGEKPHECSQCQKAFSQRSTLVQHMTIHTGEKPHECSQCQRTFSQKSNLMRHMKVHLGEKSFSSFQCSQGFFYKASQTCHISCHDEHQCDEMMSQQTSEDQLMSRAMVEKPDSPKRTKQEVADGVESVVYDMDHFPKLSRC; encoded by the exons ATGGAGGGTAAACAAGTGGGATGTTCACTGTGCCCCAGTGATTCCATCATGGAAGGGCATGTGATCACACACCTGGGTGAGCAAACCTTTGGTAGTTCACATTACCAGAAAACCTTTCCCCAGCATCAAAAACTTGGTCTGCACATGCAAGATCACACAAGAGAtaagccacatgaatgttcacattgccagaaGTCTTTCTCTCATAAGAGTATTTTAATGCGACACATGagtgttcatacaggagagaagccatatgaatgttcacagtgtctAAAGACCTTCTCTCAAAGGAGCCATTTAGTGCAGCACTTGACTGTCCATACTGGGGAAAAATTATATGAATGTTCACTGTGCCAAAAGGCCTTCTCCCAGAGAGGTACTTTAGTGCAGCATATGaccattcatacaggagagaagccttttgaatgttcacattgcccaAAGGCCTTCTCTCATAGGAGTTCTTTAGTGGAGCACATGgtcattcatacaggagagaagtcacatgaatgttcacagtgtgaAAAGACCTTCTCCCGCAGGAGCCATTTAGTGCAGCATATGcttgttcatacaggagaaaaatcATATGAATGCTCACAATGTCAAAAGCCCTTCTCACGGAAAAGTCATTTAGTGCAACACATGACcgttcatactggagagaagccacatAGATGCTTACAATGCCAGAAGACCTTTTCTCATAGAAGTACTTTAGTTGAACACATGACcattcatactggagagaagccttatgaatgttcacagtgccaaaagactttTTCCCGAAAGAGGTGTTTAGTGAaccacatgactgttcatacaggagagaagccatatgaatgtttacagtgccaaaagactttcTCCCAGAGAAGTCATTTGGTGCagcacatgactattcatacTGGAttgaaaccatatgaatgttcacattgccaaaagacttttTCTCATAGAAGTagtttagtgcagcacatgactgttcatactggagaaaagcctcatgaatgttcacagtgccaaaaggccTTCTCTCAAAGGAGtactttagtgcagcacatgactattcatacaggagagaaaccacatgaatgttcacagtgtcaaAGGACCTTCTCCCAGAAAAGCAATTTAATGCGGCACATGAAGGTTCACCTGGGAGAGAAATCCTTTTCTAGTTTCCAATGCAGCCAAGGCTTCTTCTACAAGGCTAGTCAGACATGTCATATTTCCTGCCATGATGAACATCAGTGTGACGAGATGATGTCCCAGCAAACATCAGAGGACCAACTGATGTCTCGTGCAATGGTAGAGAAGCCTGATAGTCCTAAGAGAACAAAACAGGAAGTTGCTGATGGTGTGGAATCTGTCGTCTACGATATGGATCATTTTCCAAAATTGTCCAG ATGTTAG